AGTCGACCCAAAGGatttctatgtatgtgtgtttgtttatttgtgtttgtgtatgcgtatgtgtttGTAGAGTGGCTGCTGCTCTAGTTACGTCTGGTGGGTGCAaaaaccgcaacaacaacaataataaagaaaaatatagcTAATATGTCGAATTCTttagagcagcagctgctgataTTCAACTTGCCCTCTCAATCACTCACTCCTTTAAGCTCGTCGCTAAGCAAGCGGCAGCTAATTAACTTTTACGcacgttttattttgttctaactttttgtgtgtgttgtttctcttcttttcgcttctgcttcttcttcttcgtatGCTTCACAAAGACTGCTGCTGCCCACaactagttgttgttgtttttattgttcttgttgttgcttgtcgCATACATTTGcgggcgctgctgctgcaccaaTGTGGCCAGAGAGACTCCAAATACAATCTACTCGCTACTCGTCGCTGCCACAGAatgctgcgactgctgctATTTCTTTTGCATGTATTTTTTCCGACTATAAATAACGCACGAacactttttaattatttggcTCTGAGCACATAATTGAACTCATTCTTTTGTAATTACATTTGCGCACTTTACATCATTTCAATTCCGCCTGAGTATTCACAAAATTTTCTTCGCTGCTCCaagcaaaaataatgcaaCCAACTGATAGGGTTGATGACAGACAAAGTAGAGATGGTGGCGAAACATCGATGGAAAAATCGATAAGccgatgtttttttttaattttatcaaaatatcgATTTTCATTGCGAATATCAATGCTTATACCtccaaataatatttcaaattaatttcgttATTTTCTATACTGCAAATTTTCATGTTTAGAACACAGTTTTAACACTGCTTAAAGCAGCTCCACTTTTTAAACAGCAAATACCGGAGAATATTCGATAATCGTCCTTCAGCTTTTCAGATCCCCGGTAATAAACAGATCTCAATGGAAAATTAGAGATCAAAGAAAAAGTAGCAGCTTTTTTCCATTCAAATAGACTTAAAGCAAAGATGAGAAAATCTCAGCATATTCAAGTTcccaaaaaataccacaaaacacttttagtactttataaaaataattatataccaACGAGCAATTCTACTCTCAAAAAAAAGCGATTCCGCGATAGATcccaaacaaaacattttaccCTGTTAATACTACATTATcacttaaaatttttgaaaaattaaaccTTCTGGTGCACTTTTCCCTAAAACGGCTGATGAAGCCGCATCTTCAATGATGTGATTGATTCTAAAAGTGCGGCCGTATTGtgcataatattttagtacatTTATCGAAAAAGTTTAATATCGAAGGAAATCTGATGATTATTCTACTTACCAATTCTGGcggtttaatattatttggaaTTGCTCACCAACtccttaaaaattatatattttgaaaaaaggAAATAGACAGAGACAAAAAATcgagtttattatttatttaatattatacaaaacggcaataagtaaattcaataaatgaataataaatttaatttgtttctacttcctttgaaaattttctttttccagactgaatttgtttacttttacagACTAAACAGCTGTACGAACGATGCGACGTTGGTGTAAATAATTGCATCATATACTCTATTCAGACCTTGTGCATCTGCTTCAATGATGCAGTTCTATGATGCAAGTGTTTACACCAAAACTGCATCACGCGAACTGCTATTTAAGggtgaaaaagtaaaaacccGAGGCAggaagaaaaataatataaaaggcAATAAAAAATCATCCGAAAATAAgctattttataaattatgcgATGCTGAGGAcattcaaaaattatatatttatataaacgatattttttattcatcaATTGATTTTACATCATAAGAAGCAACTCGCCCTACAAcgatcaaatttaaatacaaagtTGTTCAATTCATCATATTGGCGATtatctttaaacattttcttatgGCTCTGtctattttctttaattttttcgacTTCCGCACTTTTTTCGATAAGAATACGTTATGTCGACAacacttattatttttgcacacagatcaagtCTGCTTCAAATTCTTGctacgcccacttccgcccccacaaATCGATAATAACTATAGCGTTTATGATTTCTCAACATTTGTTAcgatcggaaaaattttgtccaagttatttaagaaataaaacgCCTTCTGCAAAGAGCGAAGTTATCAACagttataaacaaataaagtgaCAAAAAACGGAGGTGACTAAAGGGTCTTAGCCACTTTAGTCATTTATTTAATCGATTAACCacttttgtattaaatacatttttttttgtaaatactaAAGTGTTAATGTTAAAGaattaatgtatgtatttttccCACTCGCCCTGACGGTTTTAGGAGATTCCATTATGAGATATTCCATTATGAATTGCCCAACGCAAATGGGTTATGGATTCGAATGAAGCTcagttaatttattaaattattttattcccCCAATGTGTTTAGGATACATCAActgtaaaatactaaatatagaacTCTTtagtattgaaaattaattttattattaaatcagCGACACATTTATGAATTAGTAATGTATAATTTGCAATTCCAGAATACACAATACTTTTAGAAACCATCCTCGTCATCCTCGGCCATTTCCTTGGCTAGCTCCAAGTCCTGTTGCTCTCGCTCGCGTCGTTCCTCGGCACTTTCTAAATCTTTTCCGTACGACTTGGGAGGATAGCGCATAGCCTTAACGCTTTGATTATGTAGGTTCAGGCAAAATGAGATGCGTTCATGAAAAGCCAACTGAGGTTCGCGAGTACTATAAATATCGGTGCTCTCTTTGCTGCGCATATAGTTCTGAGCTGGATCCAGAGTCGCCTCAATCACACCATCACGAATGGCCTTTGATACAATAAACTCGGCATCCTCTGCCGAGTCGAGCATTAAACGCTTCGCAATGTCCTTTGGCGAAATACGCGAATACGACAGTCCAATCGAGCGTATGGCGGTCTTAATAACATTGTGACGCAAACGTATGATCAAGGTGAAGGTGTGATCCATTTGGAACTTGGGTCCAAACTGCGACACAACATCACCGAATCGCTTCAAGTTACCCAAGCGCACAGCCTGTGTTAGTTGGAAGTATGGTGCCAAGGATTGACGAAGTCCAGACTGCCGGAATACAACACGTTCCGGAATGTTGCCCAGCAACAGTTCCACAACAATGATTAACTTCTGCACTGTCTGGCGAAAACCAATAGCTGCATGTTGCGGCGACTTGCGCAGGGCCTGCACCAGATGCTTATGTGCATCACTGTACTCCAGCTTGGCCGCCTTTATGCGACCTAAATAGTATAGGAAACGCGCCCATTCATTGTTACTGGCTGACTCCGGGTACACTGACTTTTTTACCAACTTATCCGCTTGATCGTAGAGGGCATAGTGCAAGTAATTGCGAAGCAGGCAGTTCAATAGCACAGCCTGACCTTCGAAGTCATTGCGTAGAGTTGCGGTGCGTAAACGAGCGTGGAGGAAGGCGCGGATGCCTTCCAGAGCGTTGTTGAGCTCTGCTACACGTGAATAGTAGAAATACGACTTGGCCCCTATCAGATCCAGAGTGCGACGATTCTGTACGGATATTTTGGACATCAATGCGTCGGCGCAAGTTCCAGCACGCTTTAAATCACTGGCATCGATTAGTTTGaccagcaataacaaataaaagtaGGCATCCACCTCGGCAATTGGTGCCTTAGTTGCTACTTGCTTCTTGACCACATCGGGCAATTCGGTGGCGTCCTTTTCAAGCTCGGGTGTCAGCGCCAAAACTGCCTCACGATCGGCACCAACTGGATAAATACTTTGTGCCAGGTTGCGGAACACGACGCTGTTTAGTTTGCGTCGTGTGTTGGGCAAATTACGCAGCACACGCAAAATAAAACTGCGAAGATATACTTTGCATATAGATTTTTGCTGAATAATCAACAACGTGAAAAACTTACCGCGACTCCTTCGAAGCGACTGACTTTTCTATCTGACGAATTTGCTCGCGGATTTCCTGGACCGTGGCAAgatcttgattttttttttcatctgcTAAAGTCTCGGCTGTGGGATCCACCTCCATGTCGAGGTCATGTGTCTCTTGCGTTTTTGTCATTTCAAGTACTTTTAATttctgattttatttatattttatgtacgattctctcctttgcattaaatttgccGAGTAATGCAAAGCCAACCAGTGTGGCCAAAGAATTATGTTATGACAACATACTAAAGTTGGCTCGATACTCATTTTGACAGACCATTCACGTGATACCGCAAGTATTTTTACACTTATCGATTCAGTTGCGATGTAAATAGCGGTCAGCTGGCATTAAATTTGTGACGTCAGTCACGCTCTTTGTCGGAGCGCTACCTATTGCAGTTCGAATGCATGTTCGTTATGGCATAAGgcctaaatatatttttgacgtgttttaaactaatttgtgAGTGAATATTGAATGATcgacatatgtaaatatgctGCGCTGTCGACATCTAATGAGTCGGCTACAGGTGCCATTTCATCGTGCCTATGCAACTAGCGACAAGTCCAATGGAGGCGTCAACGAATCGGAGGGAAAGGAGGATTCTCACCCCATAAGGCGAACTTTTCGATTGCTGGGCAATGATATGCGAAAGATTAAAGAGTTCTTTGTGCCACAGGAACAAGAGATTGACAGCCAATTAGAGTACAAAAAAGGCCCAGTGAAAAAACTGGGTAAATTTGGCGGCGACAAAGGAAATCTCGATGAATTTCAAACGCATTGTGATGTCCTGATCATCGGAGGTGGCGCCATCGGAAGCTCCATTGCCTTTTGGCTCAAGCAAAAGGCGCGCGATGGTCtcaatgtggttgttgttgaaaaA
This window of the Drosophila albomicans strain 15112-1751.03 chromosome 2L, ASM965048v2, whole genome shotgun sequence genome carries:
- the LOC117565467 gene encoding probable 26S proteasome non-ATPase regulatory subunit 3 produces the protein MTKTQETHDLDMEVDPTAETLADEKKNQDLATVQEIREQIRQIEKSVASKESRFILRVLRNLPNTRRKLNSVVFRNLAQSIYPVGADREAVLALTPELEKDATELPDVVKKQVATKAPIAEVDAYFYLLLLVKLIDASDLKRAGTCADALMSKISVQNRRTLDLIGAKSYFYYSRVAELNNALEGIRAFLHARLRTATLRNDFEGQAVLLNCLLRNYLHYALYDQADKLVKKSVYPESASNNEWARFLYYLGRIKAAKLEYSDAHKHLVQALRKSPQHAAIGFRQTVQKLIIVVELLLGNIPERVVFRQSGLRQSLAPYFQLTQAVRLGNLKRFGDVVSQFGPKFQMDHTFTLIIRLRHNVIKTAIRSIGLSYSRISPKDIAKRLMLDSAEDAEFIVSKAIRDGVIEATLDPAQNYMRSKESTDIYSTREPQLAFHERISFCLNLHNQSVKAMRYPPKSYGKDLESAEERREREQQDLELAKEMAEDDEDGF